The stretch of DNA ACAGCTGGACCTGAACCCCGTCGGCGCGACGATGGGCTATCCCACGGGGATCGCGCTGGCGCTGCTGGGGGGCTACTACGCACAGGCCGCGGCGCTCGCGCCCCGCGTGCTCGGCCTCGCCGGCGTCTTCCTCGTCCTCCTGACGGGCATCAAGATCATCGACGACGAGAAGGACTACGACTACGACCGGTCGATCGACAAGCGGACCGTCGCCGTCGTCCTCGGGCCGGCGTCGGCGCGGTGGCTCGCCGTCGGCCTGCTCGTGGCGGCGATGGTCGGCGTCGTCGTCCTGACCGTCCTGTTGCCGGGGATTCCCCCGTCGGCCGCCGGCGCGGCGGTCGTGTTCGGCGTCGTCGCGGGCGTGGCCGTCCGCGCCGAGTCCGAACTGGCGACGATGCTGCTCGTGCGCGGCTCGTACCTGTTCCTCGCGGCGCTGGTGGCG from Haloarcula litorea encodes:
- a CDS encoding UbiA family prenyltransferase; translation: MAVARHETGALAAGRALASQVHPVFMLPPLATSLFGAVLAGRFSPAVAGLHAAAMFFAVYTAHVKDGYVDFHVRGEDDDHPLTVGGCRAALVGAAIGFAACTVGLWLLVGLRAALLTVPTWVIGYTHAPQLDLNPVGATMGYPTGIALALLGGYYAQAAALAPRVLGLAGVFLVLLTGIKIIDDEKDYDYDRSIDKRTVAVVLGPASARWLAVGLLVAAMVGVVVLTVLLPGIPPSAAGAAVVFGVVAGVAVRAESELATMLLVRGSYLFLAALVAAVWFRPLT